A genome region from Chengkuizengella sp. SCS-71B includes the following:
- a CDS encoding dihydrolipoamide acetyltransferase family protein, translated as MIQEITMPQLAESVVSATIVKWLKSPGDFIEEFEPLCEIMTEKVTAELPSTVEGVLQEIFIEEGATVDVGTVICNIKIKQDESVSNVQEVSSQIQQVERDAINNVASDPDQSMRNRYSPAVQRIAAENHVDLNLVHGTGVGGRITRKDVLHYIENKPEEPMVSISSQAAVIPEIKKVEAVGKTGLSAPPKPLVEDNQKEAENEYFIDVTPVRSAIASNMRKSVTEIPHAWTMVEVDVTNLVNLRNKVKQEFFQKEGVNLTYLAFIIKAVVNAIKDYPILNSSWAENKIIVKKDINISLAVGTEDSVYVPVIKHADHKTIAGIAKDIDSLTKKTRAGKLTLDDMQGGTFTLNNTGAFGSILSNPIISYPQAANLSFESIVKKPVVIDDMIAVRSMVNMCLSLDHRILDGVICGRFLQRVKENIESFGLETKLY; from the coding sequence TGACAGCTGAATTACCTAGTACTGTCGAAGGTGTTTTACAAGAGATTTTCATAGAAGAAGGCGCAACTGTTGACGTAGGTACAGTCATTTGTAATATTAAAATCAAACAAGATGAAAGCGTATCTAATGTTCAAGAAGTCTCCTCACAGATTCAACAAGTAGAAAGAGATGCAATAAATAATGTTGCTTCTGATCCTGATCAAAGCATGAGAAATCGATATTCACCTGCGGTTCAAAGAATCGCAGCGGAAAACCATGTGGATCTAAACCTAGTTCATGGAACAGGGGTAGGGGGAAGGATTACTAGAAAAGATGTATTACATTATATCGAAAATAAACCTGAGGAACCAATGGTATCCATCTCTTCTCAAGCTGCAGTTATACCTGAAATTAAAAAAGTAGAAGCTGTTGGAAAAACTGGACTTTCAGCTCCTCCAAAACCTTTGGTTGAGGATAATCAAAAAGAAGCAGAAAATGAGTATTTTATCGATGTAACTCCCGTTAGAAGTGCTATTGCTTCAAATATGAGAAAAAGTGTAACTGAAATCCCTCATGCTTGGACGATGGTTGAGGTGGATGTTACAAATTTAGTAAATTTAAGAAATAAAGTGAAACAGGAATTCTTTCAAAAAGAAGGAGTTAACTTAACTTACTTAGCTTTTATTATTAAAGCGGTTGTGAATGCAATAAAAGATTATCCTATTTTAAATTCTTCTTGGGCAGAGAACAAAATTATTGTTAAAAAAGACATTAATATTTCATTGGCTGTTGGTACAGAGGATTCAGTTTATGTTCCAGTCATTAAACACGCTGATCATAAAACGATTGCTGGAATAGCTAAAGATATTGATTCATTAACGAAAAAAACAAGAGCAGGGAAGTTAACATTAGATGATATGCAAGGTGGCACTTTTACTTTAAATAATACAGGAGCTTTTGGTTCCATTTTATCGAATCCGATTATTAGTTATCCGCAGGCAGCAAACTTATCGTTTGAATCGATTGTAAAGAAACCAGTAGTTATCGATGATATGATTGCTGTTCGTTCAATGGTTAACATGTGCTTATCTCTTGATCATCGAATTCTTGATGGTGTCATTTGTGGCAGGTTCTTACAAAGAGTGAAAGAAAATATTGAATCTTTTGGACTTGAGACTAAACTATATTGA
- the prli42 gene encoding stressosome-associated protein Prli42 — translation MGKNKLWFKIIIYVMIASMLLSVVVTGVSILGI, via the coding sequence ATGGGCAAAAATAAATTATGGTTTAAAATAATTATTTATGTAATGATAGCGTCTATGTTATTGTCTGTAGTTGTAACTGGTGTTTCTATATTAGGCATTTAA
- a CDS encoding M20/M25/M40 family metallo-hydrolase, translating into MIQEKRLVDEFIELVQVDSETTFEKEISIVLKEKFTQLGLSVFEDDAEEKTEHGAGNLIATLEATKGKESVSPIYFTCHMDTVAPGKGIKPQIDDDGYIRSDGTTILGSDDKTGIAVMFEVIRVLKEENIPHGKIQFVITVGEEAGLVGACVFDPKHLDASFGYALDSDGKVGEICVAAPFQTHVDVVIKGKTAHAGVSPEKGISAIQVASKAISRMKLGRIDPETSANIGSFDGRGPRNVVSDKVVIVAEARSLVKEKMVNQVNEMREAFYSTAEEFGAEVEFETEELPGFFFDETAPLVKLAMKSAEKIGRESKTTHSGGASDANIFNGMDVPTVNLSVGYENIHTTAEQMPIEELVKSAELVLQIVKDVTDGE; encoded by the coding sequence TTGATACAAGAAAAACGTTTAGTGGATGAGTTTATAGAGTTAGTACAGGTAGATAGCGAAACAACATTTGAAAAGGAAATATCCATTGTCTTAAAAGAAAAGTTCACTCAATTGGGACTTTCCGTGTTTGAAGATGATGCAGAGGAAAAAACTGAACATGGGGCTGGGAACTTAATTGCAACCTTAGAGGCAACTAAAGGAAAGGAAAGTGTGTCTCCAATTTATTTTACATGTCATATGGACACTGTAGCTCCAGGCAAAGGAATTAAACCTCAGATTGATGATGATGGTTATATTCGTTCTGATGGTACAACGATTTTAGGTAGCGACGATAAAACGGGTATCGCAGTGATGTTTGAAGTAATTCGTGTTCTTAAAGAGGAAAATATACCACATGGTAAAATACAATTTGTAATTACTGTCGGTGAAGAAGCAGGACTTGTAGGAGCATGTGTATTTGATCCAAAACATTTGGATGCAAGTTTTGGTTATGCTTTAGATTCCGATGGCAAAGTCGGTGAAATATGTGTAGCTGCACCATTCCAAACTCATGTAGACGTTGTGATCAAAGGGAAAACTGCTCATGCTGGGGTTAGCCCTGAAAAAGGAATCAGTGCAATACAAGTTGCAAGTAAAGCCATTTCAAGAATGAAATTAGGTAGAATTGATCCTGAAACATCAGCAAATATTGGAAGCTTTGATGGTCGAGGACCTCGTAATGTAGTAAGCGATAAGGTTGTCATTGTTGCTGAAGCAAGAAGTCTTGTGAAGGAAAAAATGGTCAACCAAGTGAATGAAATGAGAGAAGCTTTTTATTCTACTGCAGAGGAATTTGGTGCAGAGGTTGAATTTGAAACAGAAGAACTCCCAGGATTTTTCTTTGATGAAACAGCACCATTAGTTAAATTAGCTATGAAATCAGCAGAGAAAATTGGACGTGAATCAAAAACAACTCATTCAGGTGGAGCAAGTGACGCAAACATCTTTAATGGAATGGATGTACCAACAGTTAATTTATCTGTAGGTTATGAGAATATTCATACAACTGCTGAACAAATGCCAATTGAAGAATTAGTGAAAAGTGCTGAGCTAGTACTACAAATTGTGAAAGATGTTACTGATGGAGAGTAA
- a CDS encoding DUF2569 domain-containing protein has translation MDTKTIENTNEKLPLGISGLGGWLILVQIGLYGTILMLIAQIFLYIIPSFKPETWSLITSPESVYYHSLLGPLIVFEAVANSLMLIFCIFILFNFYKKKSKLPLLMIFFYSSSLLILTIDMIAIYQITQFEDDESQIRDFVRMLITCLIWIPYFIKSKRVKNTFVR, from the coding sequence TTGGATACAAAAACTATAGAAAATACGAATGAAAAACTTCCATTAGGAATTTCTGGATTAGGAGGCTGGTTAATATTAGTACAGATTGGATTGTATGGAACAATCTTAATGTTAATTGCTCAGATCTTTTTATATATAATACCATCATTCAAACCTGAGACATGGAGTTTAATTACTTCTCCAGAATCAGTATATTACCACTCTTTATTGGGCCCTTTAATTGTTTTTGAAGCTGTTGCAAATTCATTAATGTTAATATTTTGTATATTTATACTATTCAATTTTTATAAAAAGAAATCTAAGTTGCCTCTGTTAATGATCTTCTTTTATAGTAGCAGTTTACTTATTTTAACAATTGATATGATTGCGATATATCAAATTACTCAATTTGAAGATGATGAGAGTCAAATAAGAGATTTTGTTAGAATGCTAATTACTTGCTTGATATGGATACCATATTTTATTAAATCTAAAAGAGTGAAAAATACTTTTGTGAGATAA
- a CDS encoding XRE family transcriptional regulator, translating to MNSDNFWDEEQVGKRVGTKLRNLRSMKGLSIEGLANHIGVSKLTLGKIERGEANPTLSVLWKIASGLSVPLTSLFSVESDVLISRKKEGFQFNSSDKVFIVEHMFNNNSQSFELFRGYLQPYSEYESEAHPAGVVEYVTVMSGELTIEVRGNTYVLQKHDSICFKADNAHKYINPSSELAELHFTISYQNIT from the coding sequence ATGAATTCTGATAATTTTTGGGATGAAGAACAGGTTGGAAAACGAGTTGGTACAAAGTTAAGAAATTTAAGATCTATGAAAGGACTTAGCATAGAGGGATTGGCCAATCATATAGGGGTTAGCAAATTAACATTAGGTAAAATAGAAAGGGGCGAAGCAAATCCTACATTGTCAGTGTTATGGAAAATAGCAAGTGGCTTATCTGTCCCCCTAACTAGTTTGTTTTCAGTTGAATCGGATGTTCTAATTTCTCGTAAAAAGGAAGGTTTTCAATTCAATAGTTCTGACAAAGTATTTATAGTTGAACATATGTTTAATAATAATTCTCAGTCTTTTGAATTGTTTAGAGGATATTTACAACCCTATAGTGAATATGAGTCTGAAGCACATCCTGCAGGTGTTGTTGAATATGTGACAGTTATGTCTGGTGAATTAACCATTGAAGTAAGGGGAAACACCTATGTTTTACAGAAACATGATTCGATCTGTTTTAAAGCAGATAATGCACATAAATATATAAATCCAAGCTCAGAGTTAGCCGAACTTCATTTTACAATCAGTTACCAAAACATAACGTAA
- a CDS encoding AzlC family ABC transporter permease — MNSHLFKKGAIAALPLVIGYLPVGIAFGIIAQETGISLFHSVLMSSVVYGGASQFMMLNMFATGSGFFEIILATFIINFRFFVMSLSLNQLFNKVPKRWKTFLALGLTDETFAVASINNRPNVYFLVGLFLTSYVSWIVGTLLGALLSTIIPSSISESMSIALYALFIGLLIPAVRTAWKYGLVAVISMLINGIFSGWLLISSGWSMLLATLLGSLVGVFIFKGEKQHD, encoded by the coding sequence ATGAATAGTCATTTATTTAAAAAAGGAGCTATAGCTGCCTTACCTTTAGTTATAGGTTATTTACCTGTTGGTATTGCCTTTGGTATTATCGCACAAGAAACAGGTATATCATTATTTCATTCTGTACTCATGTCGAGTGTTGTTTATGGGGGAGCAAGTCAGTTTATGATGTTGAATATGTTTGCCACAGGATCAGGTTTTTTTGAAATTATACTTGCTACATTTATCATTAACTTTCGATTTTTTGTCATGAGTTTATCTCTGAATCAGTTATTTAATAAGGTCCCTAAACGGTGGAAAACTTTTTTAGCCTTAGGTCTCACTGATGAAACATTTGCTGTTGCCTCTATAAATAATAGACCTAATGTTTATTTTTTGGTTGGATTATTTCTGACTTCCTATGTATCTTGGATCGTAGGCACATTATTAGGAGCATTGCTTTCAACAATTATACCTTCTAGCATTAGTGAAAGTATGTCTATAGCACTTTATGCATTATTTATTGGTTTGCTCATACCCGCTGTGAGAACGGCATGGAAATATGGTTTAGTGGCTGTTATTAGCATGTTGATAAATGGGATTTTTAGTGGATGGTTATTAATCAGCAGTGGCTGGTCTATGTTGTTAGCCACTTTATTAGGCAGTTTGGTTGGGGTTTTCATTTTTAAAGGGGAGAAGCAACATGATTGA
- a CDS encoding AzlD domain-containing protein yields the protein MIDSVLLIILGMSLATMFPRYLPVWIVERFIMPNWIKLWLSYIPYAALGALIFPGILTIEEGEPWIGLIGGIIATCLVLLRLNILFVISGSVLVVFLLKLYM from the coding sequence ATGATTGACTCTGTTTTATTAATTATTCTAGGGATGTCTCTTGCAACAATGTTTCCACGTTATTTACCTGTATGGATTGTTGAGCGTTTCATAATGCCTAATTGGATAAAGTTATGGTTAAGTTATATTCCTTACGCTGCATTAGGAGCACTTATTTTTCCTGGAATTTTAACGATTGAAGAAGGTGAGCCTTGGATTGGTTTAATAGGAGGGATTATAGCTACTTGTCTTGTTTTACTAAGATTAAATATATTATTTGTGATATCAGGTTCGGTTCTTGTTGTGTTCTTATTAAAATTATACATGTAG
- a CDS encoding DUF3866 family protein has product MINWRIGIVTKIDKAKDNVQFIQVKEENGEIIKAIHYTDVHPSVQIGYEVLLNTTAVDLQLGSGGFHFVYMILNNKKYLNKGESNNRFKNSSKSIPKKIGHIMKLRYTPQQRAVLTCEEADSPTHSLFLEERNLEGTPVLIGELHSMLPILCTWLQYKQNQDRISNELKIGYVMSDGGALPISFSEHVAQLKNINWIEGTITYGHSYGGDIEAVNKFTALIAAKHILQADIIIVLMGPGIVGTGTKLGHTGIEAGEIANAVSILGGIPIMTTRISFHRERDRHKGISHHVLTTLSNITLQSSRVPIPLNLPKEYIDHIQKQLTDYHLYKKHIITLNTELFIDEVEKSMELYPYPIKSMGMELHEDPYFFLGVCCAAQDALDVVKWER; this is encoded by the coding sequence ATGATAAATTGGAGAATTGGTATCGTAACAAAAATTGATAAAGCTAAAGATAACGTACAGTTCATCCAAGTGAAAGAAGAAAATGGTGAAATAATAAAAGCAATTCATTATACAGATGTTCACCCTTCAGTACAGATCGGATATGAAGTATTATTAAATACAACTGCTGTTGATTTACAATTAGGTTCAGGTGGATTTCATTTTGTTTATATGATTTTAAACAATAAAAAATATTTAAATAAGGGAGAAAGTAACAATAGATTTAAAAATAGTAGTAAAAGCATTCCTAAGAAAATAGGTCACATAATGAAGTTGAGATATACTCCTCAACAAAGAGCAGTACTCACATGTGAGGAGGCAGATAGTCCAACTCATTCGTTATTTTTGGAAGAAAGAAATTTAGAAGGTACACCCGTACTTATTGGTGAACTACATAGCATGCTACCCATATTATGCACTTGGCTGCAATATAAACAAAATCAAGACAGAATTTCTAATGAATTAAAAATTGGATATGTAATGAGTGATGGAGGAGCTTTGCCTATTTCGTTCAGTGAACATGTAGCTCAATTAAAAAACATAAATTGGATTGAAGGAACAATTACGTATGGACATTCGTATGGTGGAGATATTGAGGCAGTTAATAAATTTACTGCTTTAATTGCAGCGAAACATATTTTACAAGCCGATATCATTATTGTTCTAATGGGTCCAGGTATTGTTGGCACAGGTACAAAATTAGGGCATACTGGGATTGAGGCTGGGGAAATTGCAAATGCTGTATCTATTCTTGGAGGTATTCCTATTATGACCACACGTATTAGTTTTCATAGGGAACGTGATAGGCATAAAGGAATAAGCCATCATGTTCTAACAACTCTATCTAACATCACATTACAAAGCTCAAGAGTACCGATACCTTTAAATTTGCCGAAGGAATATATAGATCATATTCAAAAGCAACTAACTGATTATCATCTTTATAAGAAGCATATTATCACATTGAATACAGAATTATTTATTGATGAAGTAGAAAAAAGTATGGAGTTATACCCTTATCCAATTAAGTCGATGGGAATGGAATTACACGAAGATCCATATTTTTTTCTTGGGGTTTGTTGTGCTGCCCAAGATGCTTTGGATGTTGTGAAGTGGGAGCGATAG
- the mciZ gene encoding Z-ring formation inhibitor MciZ translates to MKSYILQNQITFVGKAWEIRSHLNSLIKQSKYKHITLVDYLNSIAPTSQHPKHLGQHNKPQEKNMDLRVIPFPST, encoded by the coding sequence ATGAAATCTTATATTTTACAAAATCAAATTACTTTCGTAGGAAAGGCATGGGAAATTCGTTCTCACCTTAATTCTTTAATAAAACAATCTAAATATAAACATATTACACTAGTTGATTATTTAAATTCTATCGCTCCCACTTCACAACATCCAAAGCATCTTGGGCAGCACAACAAACCCCAAGAAAAAAATATGGATCTTCGTGTAATTCCATTCCCATCGACTTAA
- a CDS encoding NUDIX hydrolase, which translates to MSHKPSNGEFNQRFEEITVETEQIFKGKIISLQVDKVKLPNGKMSAREIVKHPGAVAVLAIYEDKMIVVEQYRKPLEKNQIEIPAGKLDPGEEPKEAALRELKEETGFDCGSIKHINSFYTSPGFADEKIFLFLAEELTRGEMKLDEDEFLSCDSITLEQALEYIKEEKISDAKTITAIYAWQIYKLTGKI; encoded by the coding sequence ATGAGCCACAAACCATCTAATGGAGAATTTAATCAAAGATTTGAAGAAATAACTGTGGAGACTGAACAGATTTTCAAAGGGAAAATTATTTCGTTACAAGTCGACAAAGTGAAACTTCCAAATGGGAAAATGTCAGCTCGGGAAATTGTTAAACATCCAGGTGCTGTAGCGGTGTTAGCAATATATGAAGATAAAATGATTGTTGTAGAGCAGTATCGTAAACCTTTAGAAAAAAATCAGATTGAAATTCCTGCCGGTAAATTAGATCCTGGTGAAGAACCAAAGGAAGCGGCACTTAGAGAACTGAAAGAAGAAACAGGATTTGATTGTGGTTCCATAAAACATATCAACTCTTTTTATACCTCACCAGGATTTGCGGACGAGAAAATCTTTCTGTTTTTAGCCGAGGAGTTAACAAGAGGAGAAATGAAACTTGATGAAGATGAGTTCTTGTCATGTGATAGTATTACTTTAGAGCAAGCACTAGAATATATAAAGGAAGAGAAAATAAGCGATGCCAAAACGATCACAGCTATTTATGCTTGGCAAATCTATAAATTAACAGGGAAAATTTAG